ATAGTCGATGCAGATGACTGAGGTAGTAGTGTCGTTGATGCCCGGCGAGAGCGCCTTGAGGGCGATATCCACGATTTGGCGCAGCCCAAAGCCCACGTCCTGCTCCACCGAGCGCTGGCTACCCAGGCTGAACTGCTCGTTTAGGTCGTCCGTCAGGTCTCTGGTGAGGGGTAGGGGGCCGCCCGTGTAGTGCGCCACCGACACCAGCGCCGCCCCGCGCGCCACGAAGCTGCCAATGCCGCGCTCCATGCGCACCACGCCGGACAGGTCGCGGGCCAGGGCCAGCAGGCCCTGGGTATCGACGCTCTGCACGTAGCCGTTCTGAGTTGCCGGCACGGGCACCCAGACCAGGTTATCGGCCTGGGTGCCCGTGCCAATATCGTCGGCGTCATCGCCCAGCTGCTTCGGAAACAGCCGCGCAATGGCCCGCTCCGTTTCGCGCGTCACTTCCCGCACAATGTTGGCCGCCTGAATAGACGAGGCCATGTGGTGAATGAAAAATACCAGTATCCCGATGCTTACCACCGCCAGCACCAGGCCACCCGTCACGGCCAGCGACGGGATGAAATTACCCTCGTCGCTGCCGCGAATCGTGCGCAGCACGAATAGGCAATACACGAAAATGCTGACGAAAAAGCCCAGCACCACCTGGTTGGTGCGGCTGCGCATAAAGTTGCGCAGCACCCGCGGCGTGTACTGGCTCGATACCTGAGCCAACGTGCTCAGGGTGAGCGAGAAAATAAGGGCCGCCACCGTCATCATGGAGCCCGCGATGGCCGTGAGCACGCCGCGCGCGCCATCGGCCCCCGCGCCAAAAAGCAGGGGGTAGTCGCTCACCCACTTGTGCCCGATGCGCAGGTCGAGGATAACCAGGCCGTAGGCTAGCCCCAGGGCCACGATAACCATAATTGTGGGCACAAACCACAGGCTGGAATTGAGATTGCGCCAGAGCGTGCGGAGTTTATGCATGCCCTGCCTTACTGTTGCGCTTGGCCGCGGGTTGTGTTGGGGGTAGGGCGCGTGGCCCCGCCTACCTTTAGCCTCCGGCTGACCTCTTCCCTTTTCAATATGAAACTCACGCGCCTTTTGCTTGGCTTGTCCGTGGCCGCGCTGCTGATGGACTTCGGCCACCGCCCTACCCCCTTGCTAACATACGACCTGGTTATCAAGCATGTGAGCGTGGTAGACGTGGCCACCGGCCGGCTACTACCCGGCCAAGCAGTGGCCGTGACGGGCGGTAAAATCATGCGGGTCGGCCCCGAAAACCAGACGCATTATCAGGCCCGCCAAACGCTGGACGGTACCGGCCGCTTCCTGCTGCCCGGCCTCTGGGACATGCACGTGCACTTCCGGGGCGGTGATAGCCTGGCGGCGGCCAATAAAAAGAGCCTGACCCTATACCTGGCCCACGGCATCACCACGGTGCGCGACTGCGGCGGCGACCTCACGCCCTACATTTTCAAGTGGCGGCAGGAGGAAGCGGCCGGCACGCTGGCCGGCCCGCGCCTCTTCACCTCAGGCCCCAAAATCGACGGTCCCGGTGCCACCTGGCCCGGCTCGCTCGAAGTAGTGAAGCCCGCCGACGTGAGCCGCGCCCTTGACTCGCTGCAAAAGCTGAAGGTGGACTTTGTGAAGATTTACGACAGCAAAATCTCGGGCCCTGCTTACCTCGAAACCATCAGCCAAGCCGAAAAAAGGGGTCTGAAAACCACCGGCCACATGCCGTACTCGGTGACCTTGGCCGAGGCCATAAACCGCGGCCTCGATGGCACCGAGCATTTATACTACGTCTTCAAAGCCTGCTCCAGTAAGGAGGACAGCCTCACGGCGCTGGTGCGCAACAGCCTCACTGCCAGCAAGCCGCTGGGGTTATTTGCGATGCTGCCGGCCGTGTACGATACCTACAGCCCGGCCGCCGCGCAGCGCATTTTCCGGCTCATGGCTAGCCACCACACGGTGGCCGTGCCCACGCTGGCCATCGGCAAAATCCTGGCCGAGCTAACCCCCGACAACCACGCCCATGACACCCTTCTGGCCTACATCGACCCTAAAATTCAGCGCACCTACGCCAAACGCCTGGCCAGCGCCCGCACGCAGTCGCCGGCCGGCCGTACCTTTACCGAGAAGCTCGAAACCAAGTTTATGAGCCTCGTGCCGCTGATGCAGGCGGCCGGCGTCACGGTGCTGGCCGGCTCCGACAGCGGGGCGTTCAACTCGTTTACCTACCCTGGTGCCTCGCTGCAAGATGAGTTGGTGCTGCTGGTGCAGGTCGGCCTCACGCCCGCCCAGGCCCTGCGCGCCGCCACGCTCAGCGGGGCCACGTTTATGGGCGTGGCCGACCGCAGCGGCAGCATCGCCGAAGGCAAAGATGCCGACCTAGTACTGCTGAGCGCCAACCCGCTGGCCGATATTCACAACACTCGAAAAATCGTGGCCGTAGTGTCGCGCGGCAAGGTTTACTCGCACGCCGAGCTGGGCAAGATGCTGGCCGCGATTAAGAACAAGTAGCGCGGACTTTGCGAGTCCGCGCGTAGAACGACCTACGCGCGGCCCATCTGGCGCAGAAAGGCCACGTGCGAGGCCACGGCCGAGCGCATTTTGGGGTATTCCTGGTAGGGTAGGCCAAACTCGGCGCACGTTTCCCGGATGATTTTGCTCAGCTTGGGGTAGTGCACGTGCGAGATTTTAGGGAATAAATGGTGCTCAACCTGAAAATTGAGCCCGCCTACCAGCCAGCTAATCAGGCGGTTGTCGGTGGCAAAGTTGGCGGTAGTGCGCAGCTGGTGAATGGCCCACTCGTCCTCCAGCTTGCGGGTGGTGGCGTGGGGCACCGGGAAGGCCGTTTGCTCCACGGTGTGCGCCAACTGAAACACGATGCTGAGCACGAAGCCCGCCACCGCGCCCGTGAGCAGGAAGCCCGCCAGCCAGCCGGCCCAGCCCACCGTGTAGATGGGCAGCGCCACGTACAGCCCCAGGTTCAGCACCTTAAAGCCCCAAAAAATGAAGTGGTCATTGGTGCTCATCGGCTTGAGGGCCACGCTGCCAATGCGCCGGCTGAAGTACTTCTGGTAGTCCGTAAACAGCACCCAGGAGATGAAGAGCAGGCAGTAGAAAAAGCCGAAATACAGGTGCTGAAAGCGGTGTGCGCGGTGGCGCGGCTGGTCGGGCGTGAGGCGCATCCAGGGCCGGATATCGAGGTCGTCATCCACGCCGTCGATGTTGGTATACATGTGGTGCACGGTATTGTGCTTGGCATCCCACATGTAGCTGCTACCCCCTAATACGTTGAGGGTGAAGGCCGCCGACTTGTTCAGCCAGCCGTAGCGGCTAAAGCTGCCGTGCGCGCCGTCGTGCATCACGTTGAAGCCAATGAGGGCCAGCACGGTGCCCATCAGCACGCACTCGGCCAGCGCCCAGGGCCGCGGGGGCGTGAAAAAAATCAGGTGCACGTACAGCGCCAGTAGGCTGCCCAGCAGCAGCAGCGCCTTGCCCAGCAGCGCGCCGTTGCCGGTCTGCGCCTTGCCCGTGGTGGTGAAGTAATCAGCCGTGCGGCGCTTGAGTTCGGCGTGGAACGAGCGCGGGGGCGCAAATCTTGGCAAAAGCATAAATCGGTAGAAAACCAGCTGGTTAGCCGCCGCGAAGCGGACCGCCGGAACGGGGCCGCATCGCCCATCGGCAGCTACAGCAAGCTTCTGCACGCTGCACAAGCCAAACGAGGGGGTAGGGAACCTGCGCTGCGCAAGTTCCCTACCCCCTCGCAAAAGTACAACCCCGGTTAGGGTGGATAAGTGCAGTTTCCGGGCATCTGGCAGGTTAGCGGCGGCCCGCCACCTACCCGCCGCTGCCGGCCAGCCGTGCGTTAATTCGTGCCTTGGCCAAGGGCACCGCGCCAGCGCGCGGCATCCATTACGGTGGTTACGAGCAGGGCGTGGGGTAGCGTCACTATTGAGGCTACCACCAGCGCCAAACTAAACCAGGTATTAGCATCGGGTCGGTGGGCGGCCGCCAGGTAGCCCAGCGCCAGCAGGGCCACGCAACTCAGCAGCAGCAGCGGGGCCGCCCGGCGCAAAAAAAACACCAGCCGCGGCAGTAGCGCCGGGCCTGGGGCGGCCGGGGTGTAGCCCAGCCAGCCCGTGAGGCGCAGCACATGCTGCAGACTATGCCAAAATACAAAGTACACGCCTACCGATAGCCGGGGCGGCAACGCCACAAACAATCCCGTGAGCAGCAGCACCTCCAGCGCCTCGGTGAGCAGCCCGGCTCCACGCCGGTACCAGGCATACCACAGCCACAGGCTCAGATGCCCACCCAGCGTGAGTCCGGCCAGCACGTGGGCCCCAGTGGTAAAAGTGGTGGTGCCCAGCGGCGCGGCCCCCATAAACGTGAGTAGATTGTTGACTACCCCGGCCGTTTCGGCGGGCCAGCACCAGGCGGGTACCGCAAATATCAATAGGCCGCGCAACACGCTGTGCGCCAGCCACAGGCCCAGCGGAGCAGGGTTCGGACCGGGTGCGTCGGCCGAGCCCCAGTGCCATACTGTGAGCACCAGAAAAATGCCGACCGCCGGGGCCGGCCAGCGCCACCACAGTACGCCCACCACGCCAGCCAGGCCCAGGTAGCCTCCCAAAAAGCCGAGCCAGTAGCGCCAGCCGCTGCCCGCCCGCCCAGCGGCCGGAACCACCAACTGGTCACAGGCCCCGTGTGCCACGCCCAGCAGCACCATGCCCACCGCCAGCGGCAGGCTCAGCAGCCGCCCGGCCGCCGCCGGAAAAGCTGCGCCCAGCCCCGCCAGCGCGAGCACCGCGGCGTAGGAGTAGCGCCGCTGGGGCCAGCTGGAAGCAAAATCAGGGTCGGTGGCGAACATGGCAAAATGGTTGAAAACCAAAACAGGCCGTTGCCCGGCAAAAAAGCGGTGCAACGGCCTGTCGAAAGGGGCCGCGTGGGAGCGGCCAGTAGCTTAGACCATAACCTTTTCTCTGGCCCCAGCCCCCACGTCTTGCTGCGGGTGAGCCTGCACCACCGACTCGCTACGGGCAATGCTGTACACAACTAGGCCAAAACCGATTTTATTAACGGCGTCGCCGAGGTTATATATCAGGTCAAGGCTGCTCGACTTCAGTAGGTTGAGGCCGTCGGGCCCGAGCAGGCCACCGGGCATGGCCATGTAGCCAATGGGGTAAATTGCCCAGCCAGCAAAAATAAACCAAGATAAGTAGCGCACTCCTTTTTGCACGGCCACTGAGTCGGACTTAGCCGCCAGCTGCGCAATTTCACCGTACCAGGCCGAATACAGAATGTAGAGGTAGCCCAGCGTAGACAGCGCCCCCCACAGGTTCGAGTGGGTTTTGGAACCATCAGTGAAGGCCTCGCCGATGTAGCCGCACACAAGCATGAACACGGCCGCGATGACGAGCTTCCAAAGCAGACCGATTTTAGCGCCGGCAGACCGTACCAACAGATAAAATTCTATCACCATCAGCGGCACAGTCAGTGTCCAGTCGATGTAACGTAGAGCCACGGGGGTTTGATGGGTACTAAGGTAGTAGTCGCGCATGTAATAATAATGCACGGCGGCGATACCGGTAATCATTCCCGAAATCAAAAGGGAAGTTTTCCACTTATCGGCCACGGTGCTGCGCTCAAACAGAAAAAACACCGACGCGGCTGCCATTGCCATGTAGCCCGTGAAGAAAGTAAACGCAACTGGGTCATCAACCGGGATGCGCATGACGTCAAGTAGGATGGTCTGCATGGGTAGGAAAATTAGAGGGTGAGGTACGTTTTATAAATAAGCAACTGATAGTTAATGTTTTTCATGAGTATCAAATAAGTGCCTTTTTTTGATAAAATTTTAGGTGAGGGCAGCTGAAAAGAGGGCTGATAGCGGCCCAGCCCGGCTCAACCGGGGCAGCCGCCGGGCCGGGCGGGCCGTAGAAGGCGAATGCACTCATTCACTTTTCCCCGTTCCGCCATGAATCGCTTTGTGTTTCTGTTGCTTTGGGTTGGGGTCTGCCTGCACGGGCCCGTTGCGGCCCAGTCGGCCAATGGACTGCCCGCCCGCCCGGTGCCCTTCACCTTTGTTACTGACCAAGGCAACCTGCTGAGCGCCGGCGACGCCAAAAAGCTCGATGGCGGCCTGCGCAGCTACGCCGAGAAAACCGGTACCCAGGTCGTCGTCGTGACGGTGCCCAGCCTGGGCGGCCGCTCGGCCGCCGACTACGCCCGCGCGCTGGGCACCGCCTGGGGGGTAGGCCAGCGCGGCAAAAACAACGGCGTGGTGGTGCTGCTCAGTGCCCAGGACCACAAGGTGTCCATTCAGCCCGGCGCGGGCCTGGCCCGCGTGATTACGCCCGCCGTAACCAGCCGCGTTATCGGCGAAATGACTCCCGAGTTCAAGCAGGGTAACTACTTTGCCGGCCTGCGTGCCGGCCTCAACCGCCTGCTGGTGACGGCTAACCCCGGCTCGGCACCGGGCCAAGGAACGACCAGCGCCGCCACCACTACGGGTGCAGCCGGGGCCGCAGGCAGCAGCCTGAGCGACAACAATGCCATGCCGGACCCTGCTACCCCCGCCGCTACCCTCACCGAGCCGGCCGGGGCCATTCAATCCGAAACCGCCCCGGCACCCGTTTCGCCGGGTATTGGGATGGGCGCGCTGCTCATCGGGGCGCTGGTCATTGGCGGCATCCTGTTTTTCATTATTCGGATGTTTCGGAGCAAGAGCGCAGCCTCGAACAACGGCGGCACACCCAGTTTTTACCCCAACGCGAATGCGAATGCCCAGCCCAATCAGCCCACCTTCTACCCTAATCAAAATGGCCCAACGCCCGGCAACTACCCCAACCAGGGCGGTAACACCAGCGGCGGCAGCGGGATGGGCGGCATTTTGGCTACGGGCGCGGCGGCGGCGGCCGGGGCCTACCTCGGCAACCGCCTGGGCGGCAGCCACGACTCGGGTAGCAGCGCTCCGCAGCAGTTTGGCAACAACACTAACAACAACAGTGGCCTGGGTGCCGGCGCAGCGGCGGCCGGTACGGGCGCGGCTGGCGACTATTTTTCGGGCCGCGGCGGCAGTAGCGCCAGCAGCAACGACGATAAAGCACCCGACTATTTCTCGGGCAATGAGTCGAGTAATTCGGGTGACTATTTCTCCTCCGATAATTCGTCGTACGACGACACTTCGTCGGGCGATACGGGCGGCGGCGGCTTCGACAGCACCGACGACAACAGCGGCTCGTGGTAGCGCCGCTGGCGCGTAGCAATCAGGACCGATAAACAAGCAGCCGTCCGGTTTCGGGCGGCTGCTCGTGCGTGAGGGCAGCTGTTGGGCAAAATTGGTAAACTGCCTGAAAACCTGGTAGCTTGCGA
The genomic region above belongs to Hymenobacter psoromatis and contains:
- a CDS encoding bacteriorhodopsin-like, yielding MQTILLDVMRIPVDDPVAFTFFTGYMAMAAASVFFLFERSTVADKWKTSLLISGMITGIAAVHYYYMRDYYLSTHQTPVALRYIDWTLTVPLMVIEFYLLVRSAGAKIGLLWKLVIAAVFMLVCGYIGEAFTDGSKTHSNLWGALSTLGYLYILYSAWYGEIAQLAAKSDSVAVQKGVRYLSWFIFAGWAIYPIGYMAMPGGLLGPDGLNLLKSSSLDLIYNLGDAVNKIGFGLVVYSIARSESVVQAHPQQDVGAGAREKVMV
- a CDS encoding DUF2254 domain-containing protein codes for the protein MHKLRTLWRNLNSSLWFVPTIMVIVALGLAYGLVILDLRIGHKWVSDYPLLFGAGADGARGVLTAIAGSMMTVAALIFSLTLSTLAQVSSQYTPRVLRNFMRSRTNQVVLGFFVSIFVYCLFVLRTIRGSDEGNFIPSLAVTGGLVLAVVSIGILVFFIHHMASSIQAANIVREVTRETERAIARLFPKQLGDDADDIGTGTQADNLVWVPVPATQNGYVQSVDTQGLLALARDLSGVVRMERGIGSFVARGAALVSVAHYTGGPLPLTRDLTDDLNEQFSLGSQRSVEQDVGFGLRQIVDIALKALSPGINDTTTSVICIDYLGTLLAQLAGSHFGSALRADDDGRVRVVALQPSFADYVATAFNQVRVSGEANVAVYLRLLAAIGTAAARIRATDRRLTLSLQVSYIREAADRTLATDYERSQVRVRATEVEALLADEKA
- a CDS encoding TPM domain-containing protein; the protein is MNRFVFLLLWVGVCLHGPVAAQSANGLPARPVPFTFVTDQGNLLSAGDAKKLDGGLRSYAEKTGTQVVVVTVPSLGGRSAADYARALGTAWGVGQRGKNNGVVVLLSAQDHKVSIQPGAGLARVITPAVTSRVIGEMTPEFKQGNYFAGLRAGLNRLLVTANPGSAPGQGTTSAATTTGAAGAAGSSLSDNNAMPDPATPAATLTEPAGAIQSETAPAPVSPGIGMGALLIGALVIGGILFFIIRMFRSKSAASNNGGTPSFYPNANANAQPNQPTFYPNQNGPTPGNYPNQGGNTSGGSGMGGILATGAAAAAGAYLGNRLGGSHDSGSSAPQQFGNNTNNNSGLGAGAAAAGTGAAGDYFSGRGGSSASSNDDKAPDYFSGNESSNSGDYFSSDNSSYDDTSSGDTGGGGFDSTDDNSGSW
- a CDS encoding fatty acid desaturase family protein; the protein is MLLPRFAPPRSFHAELKRRTADYFTTTGKAQTGNGALLGKALLLLGSLLALYVHLIFFTPPRPWALAECVLMGTVLALIGFNVMHDGAHGSFSRYGWLNKSAAFTLNVLGGSSYMWDAKHNTVHHMYTNIDGVDDDLDIRPWMRLTPDQPRHRAHRFQHLYFGFFYCLLFISWVLFTDYQKYFSRRIGSVALKPMSTNDHFIFWGFKVLNLGLYVALPIYTVGWAGWLAGFLLTGAVAGFVLSIVFQLAHTVEQTAFPVPHATTRKLEDEWAIHQLRTTANFATDNRLISWLVGGLNFQVEHHLFPKISHVHYPKLSKIIRETCAEFGLPYQEYPKMRSAVASHVAFLRQMGRA
- a CDS encoding Brp/Blh family beta-carotene 15,15'-dioxygenase, producing MFATDPDFASSWPQRRYSYAAVLALAGLGAAFPAAAGRLLSLPLAVGMVLLGVAHGACDQLVVPAAGRAGSGWRYWLGFLGGYLGLAGVVGVLWWRWPAPAVGIFLVLTVWHWGSADAPGPNPAPLGLWLAHSVLRGLLIFAVPAWCWPAETAGVVNNLLTFMGAAPLGTTTFTTGAHVLAGLTLGGHLSLWLWYAWYRRGAGLLTEALEVLLLTGLFVALPPRLSVGVYFVFWHSLQHVLRLTGWLGYTPAAPGPALLPRLVFFLRRAAPLLLLSCVALLALGYLAAAHRPDANTWFSLALVVASIVTLPHALLVTTVMDAARWRGALGQGTN
- a CDS encoding amidohydrolase family protein — translated: MKLTRLLLGLSVAALLMDFGHRPTPLLTYDLVIKHVSVVDVATGRLLPGQAVAVTGGKIMRVGPENQTHYQARQTLDGTGRFLLPGLWDMHVHFRGGDSLAAANKKSLTLYLAHGITTVRDCGGDLTPYIFKWRQEEAAGTLAGPRLFTSGPKIDGPGATWPGSLEVVKPADVSRALDSLQKLKVDFVKIYDSKISGPAYLETISQAEKRGLKTTGHMPYSVTLAEAINRGLDGTEHLYYVFKACSSKEDSLTALVRNSLTASKPLGLFAMLPAVYDTYSPAAAQRIFRLMASHHTVAVPTLAIGKILAELTPDNHAHDTLLAYIDPKIQRTYAKRLASARTQSPAGRTFTEKLETKFMSLVPLMQAAGVTVLAGSDSGAFNSFTYPGASLQDELVLLVQVGLTPAQALRAATLSGATFMGVADRSGSIAEGKDADLVLLSANPLADIHNTRKIVAVVSRGKVYSHAELGKMLAAIKNK